In a genomic window of Muntiacus reevesi chromosome 1, mMunRee1.1, whole genome shotgun sequence:
- the HAL gene encoding histidine ammonia-lyase: MPRYTAHVRGEWLAVPCRDAQLTVGWLGREAVRRYIKNKPDNGGFASVDDARFLVRRCKGLGLLDNEDPLELALEDNEFVEVVIEGDAMSPDFIPSQPEGVYLYSKYREPEKYIALDGNSLTTEDLVSLGKGHYKIKLTPTAEKRVQKSREVIDRIVEEKTVVYGITTGFGKFARTVIPVSKLEELQFNLVRSHSSGVGKPLIPERCRMLLALRINVLAKGYSGISLETLKQVIEVFNASCLPYVPEKGTVGASGDLAPLSHLALGLIGEGKMWSPKSGWADAKYVLAAHGLKPIVLKPKEGLALINGTQMITSLGSEAVERASAIARQADIVAALTLEVLKGTTKAFDTDIHAVRPHRGQVEVAFRFRSLLDSDHHPSEIAESHRFCDRVQDAYTLRCCPQVHGVVNDTIAFVKNIITTEINSATDNPMVFANRGETISGGNFHGEYSAKALDYLAIGVHELAAISERRIERLCNPSLSELPAFLVAEGGLNSGFMIAHCTAAALVSENKALCHPSSVDSLSTSAATEDHVSMGGWAARKALRVIEHVEQVLAIELLAACQGIEFLRPLKTTTPLEKVYDLVRSVVRPWIKDRFMAPDIEAAHRLLVEQKVWEVAAPYIEKYRMEHIPESRPVSPTAFSLEFLHKNSTKIPESEDL; this comes from the exons ATGCCCCGGTACACGGCGCACGTGCGCGGAGAGTGGCTGGCCGTGCCCTGCCGGGACGCGCAGCTCACGGTGGGCTGGCTGGGCCGGGAGGCCGTGCGGCGCTACATCAAGAACAAGCCCGACAACGGCGGCTTCGCCTCGGTGGACGACGCCCGCTTCCTCGTGCGCCGCTGCAAAGGCCTGGGCCTGCTGGACAATGAGGACCCGCTGGAGCTGGCCCTGGAGGACAACGAGTTCGTGGAAGTGG TTATAGAAGGAGATGCTATGTCTCCCGACTTCATTCCTTCGCAGCCAGAAGGAGTTTACTT ATACAGCAAATACCGGGAACCTGAGAAG TACATCGCCTTAGATGGGAACAGTCTGACCACAGAGGACCTGGTCAGCTTGGGCAAGGGACACTACAAAATCAAG CTCACCCCCACTGCTGAAAAGAGGGTGCAAAAATCCAGGGAAGTCATAGACAGAATCGTGGAAGAAAAAACTg ttGTTTATGGCATTACTACGGGTTTTGGGAAATTTGCCAGAACTGTAATTCCTGTCAGTAAACTCGA GGAGCTCCAGTTCAACCTAGTACGTTCACATTCTTCAG GCGTTGGGAAACCACTAATCCCTGAGAGATGCCGGATGCTCTTGGCTTTAAGGATCAATGTCTTAGCCAAAGGATACAGTGGCATTTCCCTGGAGACTCTCAAACAAGTTATCGAAGTATTTAATG CCTCCTGCCTTCCATACGTTCCAGAGAAAGGAACTGTCGGTGCCAGTGGAGACCTTGCCCCGCTCTCTCATCTTGCTCTCGGGCTGATTGGAGAAGGGAAGATGTGGTCTCCAAAGAGCGGCTGGGCTGATGCTAAATAC GTCCTCGCAGCTCATGGATTGAAGCCAATTGTTTTGAAACCAAAAGAG GGTCTGGCACTCATCAACGGGACACAGATGATCACCTCCCTGGGCTCTGAGGCTGTGGAGAGGGCCAGTGCCATCGCTCGGCAAGCTGACATAGTGGCGGCCTTGACGCTCGAGGTGCTCAAGGGCACCACCAAAGCCTTCGATACCG ACATTCACGCTGTTCGCCCTCATCGTGGGCAAGTTGAAGTTGCTTTTCGGTTTCGGTCCCTCCTGGACTCGGATCACCACCCATCTGAAATAGCAG AAAGTCACAGGTTCTGCGATCGTGTTCAAGATGCATACACCTTGCGCTGCTGTCCACAG GTCCATGGTGTGGTGAATGACACAATAGCATTTGTGAAGAACATCATAACCACGGAAATTAACAGTGCAACGGATAATCCT ATGGTCTTTGCCAACAGGGGAGAGACTATTTCTGGAGGAAACTTCCATGGTGAATATTCAGCCAAA GCCCTGGACTATTTGGCCATTGGTGTCCATGAACTTGCTGCAATTAGTGAAAGAAGAATCGAAAGACTCTGCAATCCCTCCCTCAGCGAGCTGCCTGCCTTCCTGGTGGCCGAAGGCGGTCTGAATTCTGGATTCATGATAGCCCACTGCACCGCTGCAGCCCTGG TTTCTGAGAACAAGGCTCTGTGCCACCCGTCGTCCGTGGATTCTCTCTCCACCAGTGCGGCTACGGAGGATCACGTCTCCATGGGAGGATGGGCAGCCAGGAAAGCCCTCAGGGTCATTGAGCATGTGGAGCAAG tgttggccatcgaGCTTCTTGCAGCCTGCCAGGGCATAGAGTTCCTCCGCCCCTTGAAAACCACCACTCCACTGGAGAAGGTCTATGACCTGGTGCGCTCTGTTGTGAG GCCCTGGATAAAAGATCGCTTCATGGCCCCAGACATTGAGGCAGCGCACAGGCTGCTCGTAGAGCAGAAG GTTTGGGAAGTAGCTGCACCATATATTGAAAAATACAGGATGGAGCATATTCCGGAATCAAGACCTGTTTCTCCAACAGCATTTTCACTGGAATTTCTGCACAAGAACTCTACCAAGATCCCAGAGTCTGAGGATCTTTAA